In a single window of the Carassius carassius chromosome 26, fCarCar2.1, whole genome shotgun sequence genome:
- the LOC132106130 gene encoding calpain-2 catalytic subunit-like, with the protein MAYSDFIQQFSRLDICNQTPDALSNATVSRWNYSQFEGDWRVGSTAGGCKKNKATFCSNPQFVIKLEEEDDDPNDVEDGCTILVGLMQKDFRKDKRIGREPNAIGFTIYKVPDKLKGRNNIHLGPDVLLHQQSTAQIKCFTYQREVIERFKLPPGEYVIIPSTYEPHCNGRFILRVFTEKEAAASPMDMEISADVEKQYISDSDVEPHFKQLFNQFAGNDSEVSVYELKQILDSVISKRTDVKTDGFSMETCRHIISLLDVSLPHWII; encoded by the exons ATGGCGTATTCAGACTTCATACAGCAGTTCTCGAGGTTGGACATCTGTAATCAGACTCCAGACGCCCTTTCAAACGCCACTGTGAGCCGCTGGAActacagccagtttgaaggtgaCTGGAGGGTGGGATCCACTGCAGGGGGCTGCAAGAAAAATAAAG CTACATTCTGCTCAAACCCTCAATTTGTAATCAAGCTGGAGGAAGAAGATGATGATCCTAATGATGTAGAGGATGGCTGCACGATCCTAGTGGGTCTGATGCAGAAAGATTTTCGTAAGGACAAGCGGATTGGACGAGAACCGAACGCCATTGGCTTTACTATCTATAAG gttCCAGATAAG TTAAAGGGTCGCAACAACATTCATCTCGGCCCTGATGTATTGCTGCATCAGCAGTCCACTGCACAAATCAAGTGCTTCACCTACCAGCGAGAGGTGATTGAGCGCTTCAAACTGCCTCCTGGTGAATACGTCATCATCCCTTCCACTTACGAGCCGCATTGCAATGGAAGATTTATACTGCGCGTCTTCACAGAGAAAGAGGCAGCTGCCAG CCCGATGGATATGGAAATCAGTGCAGATGTGGAAAAG CAATACATATCTGATAGTGATGTGGAACcacatttcaaacaacttttcaaTCAGTTTGCTGGAAAT GACTCAGAGGTGTCTGTGTATGAACTAAAGCAGATCCTGGACAGTGTTATCTCCAAAC GAACTGATGTCAAGACCGATGGGTTTAGTATGGAAACCTGTCGTCACATCATCAGTCTGCTAGATGTATCCTTACCCCACTGGatcatatga